The following are encoded together in the Azospirillum lipoferum 4B genome:
- a CDS encoding PhoH family protein, which produces MAKRSSKGIAAAGDSTVHPLFPGISGPAGTGWDPLGGNDDRRDQSYLRKVKPQNPNQKLLMDAIKTHNLVVALGPAGTGKTYIAISSAVEALESGSVDRIVLSRPAIEAGESIGYLPGDMHEKMAPFLRPLYDALTDRLGSKRLRMMMADGTIEIAPVGFMRGRTLNNAFVVIDEAQNCTYAQIKMLLTRLGWHSTMVLTGDPDQTDLLDNLSGLADIARRLEAVEGIAVARLTEKDIVRHPLVASMLTVL; this is translated from the coding sequence ATGGCCAAGCGTTCCAGCAAAGGCATCGCCGCGGCGGGCGACTCCACCGTCCACCCGCTTTTCCCCGGCATCAGCGGCCCCGCCGGCACCGGCTGGGATCCGCTCGGTGGGAACGACGACCGCCGCGACCAGAGCTATCTCCGCAAGGTCAAGCCACAGAATCCCAACCAGAAGCTTCTGATGGACGCAATCAAGACGCACAATCTGGTGGTGGCTCTCGGGCCGGCGGGCACCGGCAAGACCTACATCGCCATTTCCTCGGCGGTGGAGGCGCTGGAATCGGGCAGCGTCGACCGCATCGTCCTGTCCCGCCCGGCGATCGAGGCCGGCGAGAGCATCGGCTACCTGCCCGGCGACATGCACGAGAAGATGGCGCCCTTCCTGCGCCCGCTCTACGACGCGCTGACCGATCGGCTGGGCTCCAAGCGGCTGCGGATGATGATGGCCGACGGCACCATCGAGATCGCGCCGGTGGGCTTCATGCGCGGTCGCACCCTGAACAACGCCTTCGTGGTGATCGACGAGGCGCAGAACTGCACCTACGCCCAGATCAAGATGCTGCTGACCCGGCTGGGCTGGCATTCCACCATGGTGCTGACCGGCGACCCCGACCAGACCGACCTGCTGGACAACCTGTCCGGGCTGGCCGACATCGCCCGCCGGCTGGAAGCGGTGGAGGGCATCGCCGTCGCCCGCCTGACCGAGAAGGACATCGTCCGCCATCCGCTGGTCGCCAGCATGCTGACGGTGCTCTGA
- a CDS encoding F0F1 ATP synthase subunit B family protein, whose product MNSPEFWVFVAFVIFVALVWKKASAAIGTMLDGRAERIRSELDEAERLHKDAQALLNGYQRRLADAQKDAEAFLAHAREEAARLRAQAGSDLEASLKRREAQAMDRIAQAEAAALADVRNLTVDVAIGASKRVLSGGLPPMQADKLIEQSIGELPKHLH is encoded by the coding sequence ATGAACTCACCTGAATTTTGGGTCTTCGTCGCCTTCGTCATCTTCGTGGCCCTGGTCTGGAAGAAGGCGTCGGCCGCCATCGGCACCATGCTGGACGGCCGCGCCGAGCGCATCCGTTCGGAACTGGACGAGGCCGAGCGTCTTCACAAGGACGCCCAGGCCCTGCTGAACGGCTACCAGCGCCGTCTGGCCGACGCCCAGAAGGACGCGGAGGCTTTCCTGGCCCACGCCCGCGAGGAAGCCGCCCGCCTGCGCGCCCAGGCCGGCAGCGACCTGGAAGCGTCGCTGAAGCGCCGCGAGGCTCAGGCCATGGACCGCATCGCCCAGGCGGAAGCCGCGGCGCTGGCCGACGTCCGCAACCTGACCGTCGACGTCGCCATCGGCGCCAGCAAGCGCGTCCTGTCCGGCGGCCTGCCGCCGATGCAGGCCGACAAGCTGATCGAGCAGTCGATCGGCGAGCTGCCGAAGCACCTGCACTGA
- a CDS encoding F0F1 ATP synthase subunit A yields the protein MDPLHQFQINPLFQIVLGGYDVSFTNSAFFMVVAVAAIYALLVMGMANKSMVPGRLQSLAEMFYEFVANLVRDNAGHDAKPYFPFVFSIFMFVLFANMIGMIPYTFTFTSHIIVTFALAATVFVFVTVLALLKHGLHFFSFFMPHGAPIALAPILIPIEVISYVMRPVSLSIRLFANMMAGHTMLKVFAGFTVMMISGLGALGFVTGLVPLAINVALTGFEFLVAFLQAYVFSILTCLYIRDALELH from the coding sequence TTGGATCCGCTGCACCAGTTCCAAATCAACCCGTTGTTCCAGATCGTGCTCGGCGGCTACGACGTGTCCTTCACGAACTCGGCCTTCTTCATGGTCGTGGCCGTGGCGGCGATCTACGCCCTGCTGGTCATGGGCATGGCGAACAAGTCGATGGTTCCCGGCCGCCTGCAGTCGCTGGCCGAGATGTTCTACGAGTTCGTCGCGAACCTGGTGCGCGACAACGCCGGCCACGACGCCAAGCCCTATTTCCCGTTCGTGTTCTCGATCTTCATGTTCGTGCTGTTCGCCAACATGATCGGCATGATCCCCTACACCTTCACCTTCACCAGCCACATCATCGTGACCTTCGCCCTGGCGGCCACGGTGTTCGTGTTCGTGACGGTTCTGGCCCTGCTGAAGCATGGCCTGCACTTCTTCTCCTTCTTCATGCCGCATGGCGCTCCGATCGCGCTCGCCCCGATCCTCATCCCGATCGAGGTGATCTCCTACGTGATGCGCCCCGTCAGCCTCTCGATCCGACTGTTCGCCAACATGATGGCCGGTCACACGATGCTGAAGGTCTTTGCCGGCTTCACGGTCATGATGATCAGCGGTCTCGGCGCGCTGGGCTTCGTCACCGGCCTCGTCCCACTGGCGATCAACGTCGCTCTGACCGGCTTCGAGTTCCTGGTGGCTTTCCTGCAAGCCTACGTCTTCTCGATCCTGACCTGCCTGTACATCCGCGACGCTCTGGAGCTGCACTAA
- a CDS encoding SCO family protein, which translates to MKARLIRIAAASVLAIAVSAGIAWWQVRNAATTVESGAKTAVPIGGPFTLTDNRGRAVTDADFRGKYMLVYFGYTYCPDVCPTELGVMTQALDQLGPKSEQVQPVFITVDPDRDTVAHMNDYVALFHPRLVGLTGTAEQVRDAARAYRVYYAKAPQKDGKPEDYLMDHSSFIYLMGPDGKFVGVYPGGTGADKIAQDLSGRIAG; encoded by the coding sequence ATGAAGGCACGACTCATCCGCATCGCCGCCGCGTCCGTCCTCGCCATCGCCGTGTCCGCCGGCATCGCCTGGTGGCAGGTGCGCAACGCCGCAACCACCGTGGAAAGCGGGGCGAAGACCGCCGTGCCCATCGGCGGCCCCTTCACGCTGACGGACAACCGCGGCCGCGCCGTCACCGACGCCGATTTCCGCGGCAAGTACATGCTGGTCTATTTCGGCTACACCTACTGCCCGGACGTCTGCCCGACCGAACTGGGCGTGATGACCCAGGCGCTGGACCAGCTGGGTCCGAAGTCCGAGCAGGTGCAGCCCGTCTTCATCACGGTCGATCCGGACCGCGACACTGTGGCGCACATGAACGATTACGTGGCGCTGTTCCACCCACGGCTGGTCGGGCTGACCGGCACGGCGGAGCAGGTGCGCGACGCCGCCCGCGCCTACCGCGTCTATTACGCCAAGGCGCCGCAGAAGGATGGAAAGCCCGAGGATTACCTGATGGATCATTCCAGCTTCATCTATCTGATGGGGCCGGACGGAAAGTTCGTCGGCGTGTATCCCGGCGGCACCGGAGCCGACAAGATCGCGCAGGACCTGTCGGGCCGGATCGCCGGCTGA
- a CDS encoding ATP-binding protein: MTVSARVGTGFAIALGLVVLLALVGFGWFHAVSRDIGAFSGRADLSQAAADADVSLRDLEVAVRDHLTYGDDQSLLDASWRHDTLRERLDTLSKGAVEIADRQGVDKAKSALDDYWAAVQKVIALRSDRNGQITGVLEPMVAQTRQKLDHLKSAGGVDSTALASDAAIAVLLMQDHLTRFIDRRDPQDAEAMRAQLAAARDRLAEMNRYLWVPGTKQAIDEVAALLSKAGGVLTAIEAAVAEEDSLRAEAMAANAAGIAANLGEIRRRAEAGTQALRSTLTDGLSGYTKVALWIGGAVLLAGLLALWLVQRSVAAPMKTMATAVTALAAGRTDVTLPTLTGQDDIAAMARAVEVLRTTAEDTERERREAEMEHTRLLREKALAETASRAKSDFLVNMGQELHGPLTEIVNASQSLMTDLHRLGVDELASDVEHIQWTGEQLTTLVDALLDYAKIEAGAMDVCLQDFDINRLLTEARERSMPAADLYGNALELSAPAGLGQMHSDFTKVRQTLLNLLDNACKFTQEGTVTLSAERVERNGARWYRFIVTDTGRGFPSAQTGRLFQPFVQGAGNGTVATRGQGKPRGAGLGLTLVGHYTAMLGGEIEVASEPGQGTRITVALPAIYEAPAEERALQVEAVGNAKPLLRVASLKPAGHLAGSNSMTQIGP; this comes from the coding sequence ATGACCGTGTCGGCCCGGGTCGGCACGGGCTTCGCCATCGCGCTCGGGCTGGTGGTCCTGCTGGCGCTGGTCGGGTTCGGCTGGTTCCATGCGGTATCGCGTGACATCGGCGCCTTCTCCGGCCGCGCCGACCTGTCCCAGGCGGCGGCGGACGCGGATGTCAGCCTGCGCGACCTGGAGGTCGCCGTGCGCGACCATCTGACCTACGGCGACGACCAAAGCCTGCTCGACGCCTCATGGCGGCACGACACGCTGCGCGAACGGCTCGACACTCTGTCCAAGGGCGCGGTGGAGATCGCCGACCGTCAGGGCGTCGACAAGGCCAAGTCGGCACTCGATGACTATTGGGCCGCGGTGCAGAAGGTCATCGCCCTGCGCAGCGACCGCAATGGCCAGATCACCGGCGTACTGGAACCGATGGTTGCCCAGACCCGCCAGAAGCTGGACCATCTCAAGAGCGCCGGCGGCGTCGATTCGACCGCCCTGGCCAGCGACGCGGCCATCGCCGTGCTGCTGATGCAGGACCATCTGACCCGCTTCATCGACCGCCGCGATCCGCAGGATGCCGAGGCGATGCGCGCCCAGCTGGCCGCCGCCCGCGACCGGCTGGCCGAAATGAACCGCTACCTGTGGGTTCCCGGCACGAAGCAGGCGATCGACGAGGTGGCGGCGCTGCTGTCCAAGGCCGGCGGCGTGCTGACCGCCATCGAAGCGGCGGTCGCCGAAGAAGACAGCCTGCGCGCCGAGGCGATGGCCGCCAATGCCGCCGGCATCGCCGCCAATCTGGGAGAGATCCGCCGCCGGGCGGAGGCCGGGACCCAGGCGCTGCGCAGCACGCTGACCGACGGGCTGTCGGGCTACACCAAGGTCGCCCTGTGGATCGGCGGCGCGGTCCTGCTGGCCGGGCTGCTGGCGCTCTGGCTGGTCCAGCGCAGCGTCGCGGCGCCGATGAAGACCATGGCGACCGCGGTGACGGCCCTGGCCGCCGGCCGCACCGACGTGACCCTGCCGACGCTGACCGGCCAGGACGACATCGCCGCCATGGCCCGCGCGGTGGAGGTCCTGCGCACCACCGCCGAGGACACCGAACGCGAGCGCCGCGAGGCGGAGATGGAGCATACCCGCCTGCTGCGCGAAAAGGCTTTGGCCGAGACTGCCAGCCGGGCCAAGAGCGATTTCCTGGTCAATATGGGCCAGGAACTGCACGGCCCCCTGACCGAGATCGTCAACGCCAGCCAGTCGCTGATGACCGATCTGCACCGGCTGGGCGTGGACGAGCTGGCTTCCGACGTCGAGCATATCCAATGGACCGGGGAGCAGCTGACCACCCTGGTCGACGCCCTGCTGGATTATGCGAAGATCGAAGCGGGGGCGATGGACGTCTGCCTGCAGGACTTCGACATCAACCGGCTGCTGACCGAGGCGCGCGAGCGTTCGATGCCCGCCGCTGATCTCTACGGCAACGCGCTGGAGCTGTCCGCCCCCGCCGGACTCGGGCAGATGCATTCCGACTTCACCAAGGTACGCCAGACGCTGCTGAACCTGCTCGACAATGCCTGCAAGTTCACGCAGGAGGGTACCGTCACCCTGTCGGCGGAGCGGGTGGAGCGGAACGGTGCCCGCTGGTATCGCTTTATCGTGACCGATACCGGCCGCGGTTTCCCCAGCGCGCAGACCGGGCGGCTGTTCCAGCCTTTCGTCCAGGGGGCCGGCAACGGCACCGTGGCGACCCGTGGGCAGGGCAAGCCGCGCGGCGCCGGACTGGGCCTGACGCTGGTCGGCCATTATACCGCGATGCTGGGCGGCGAGATCGAGGTGGCAAGCGAGCCCGGCCAGGGCACCCGCATCACCGTCGCCTTGCCCGCAATCTACGAAGCACCGGCGGAAGAACGCGCGCTGCAGGTGGAGGCGGTCGGGAATGCCAAGCCGCTTCTGCGGGTCGCCTCGCTGAAGCCGGCCGGCCATCTCGCCGGCAGCAACTCGATGACGCAGATCGGGCCGTAA
- the minD gene encoding septum site-determining protein MinD: MSKIIVMTSGKGGVGKTTSSAAFATGLALRGFKTVVIDFDVGLRNLDLVMGCERRVVFDFINVINGEAKLNQALIKDKRIENLYILPTSQTRDKDALTREGVEKVLNELSKDFDYILCDSPAGIERGALMSLYFADHAIIVTNPEVSSVRDSDRILGVLNSRSRRAEQGLEPVTQQLLLTRYDPERVEKGEMLKVDDVLEILAIPLLGVIPESQAVLRASNVGMPVILDEVSNAGLAYSDAVGRFLGEDIEHRFVTPQKKGLFSRLLRRSA; this comes from the coding sequence TTGAGCAAGATCATCGTCATGACCTCCGGCAAGGGCGGTGTCGGCAAGACGACCTCGTCCGCGGCCTTTGCGACCGGGCTGGCGCTTCGCGGCTTCAAGACGGTCGTCATCGATTTCGACGTCGGTCTGCGCAACCTGGATCTGGTGATGGGTTGCGAACGCCGGGTGGTCTTCGACTTCATCAACGTCATCAATGGCGAGGCGAAGCTCAACCAGGCGTTGATCAAGGACAAGCGGATCGAGAACCTCTATATCCTCCCGACCTCGCAGACGCGCGACAAGGACGCGCTGACCCGCGAGGGGGTGGAGAAGGTCCTGAACGAGCTGTCGAAGGATTTCGACTACATCCTGTGCGACAGCCCGGCGGGTATCGAGCGCGGCGCCCTGATGTCGCTCTATTTCGCCGACCACGCAATCATCGTCACCAACCCCGAAGTCTCGTCGGTGCGCGACAGCGACCGCATCCTGGGCGTGCTGAACTCGCGTTCCCGCCGGGCGGAGCAGGGGCTGGAGCCGGTGACGCAGCAGCTTCTGCTGACCCGCTACGACCCCGAGCGCGTCGAGAAGGGCGAGATGCTGAAGGTCGACGACGTGCTGGAGATCCTGGCGATCCCGCTCCTCGGCGTCATTCCGGAAAGCCAGGCGGTGCTGCGCGCTTCCAACGTCGGCATGCCGGTGATCCTCGACGAGGTCTCCAACGCCGGGCTGGCCTATTCGGACGCGGTCGGCCGCTTCCTGGGCGAGGACATCGAGCATCGCTTCGTCACCCCCCAGAAGAAGGGCCTGTTCAGCCGGCTCCTGCGGAGGAGCGCATGA
- a CDS encoding ATP synthase subunit C family protein, translated as MDPQAAKFIGAGLAVIALAGVGLGIGNIFSTLIGSIARNPAVQPKVFPIGILGFALTEAVALFALLIAFLILFA; from the coding sequence ATGGATCCTCAAGCCGCCAAGTTCATCGGTGCCGGTCTGGCTGTCATCGCCCTCGCCGGTGTCGGCCTGGGTATCGGCAACATCTTCTCGACCCTGATCGGCTCGATCGCCCGTAACCCGGCCGTCCAGCCGAAGGTCTTCCCGATCGGCATTCTGGGCTTCGCGCTGACGGAAGCCGTCGCGCTGTTCGCGCTGCTGATCGCCTTCCTGATCCTGTTCGCCTAA
- the minC gene encoding septum site-determining protein MinC, which translates to MSSASQVAERDVPFQLRGNSFTMMVLKVFAPTSPNFFTQLNVKVRQAPNFFHNAPVVLDFDELPEAIVFDLGAFVAQVQALNLLPVGFQGGPQAVREAAMNVGLTPMPSGRAAKLEEVVKAPDPRQPDQQAPVAAPQVLIEVVHRPTVVVTEPVRSGMRVYAEKTDLIVTSSVSPGAELLADGNIHVYGALRGRALAGFSGDTNARIFCHSLEAEVLSVAGNYRVSEDIGSDFYKKAVQVFLRDGVLSMELLKTG; encoded by the coding sequence GTGAGCAGCGCCAGTCAGGTCGCCGAACGGGATGTGCCGTTCCAGTTGCGTGGCAACTCCTTCACCATGATGGTGCTGAAGGTCTTTGCTCCGACATCGCCGAATTTCTTCACCCAGCTGAACGTCAAGGTGCGCCAGGCGCCCAACTTCTTCCACAACGCCCCGGTCGTGCTGGATTTCGACGAGCTGCCGGAGGCCATCGTCTTCGACCTGGGTGCCTTCGTGGCGCAGGTGCAGGCGCTGAACCTGCTGCCGGTCGGTTTCCAGGGCGGGCCGCAGGCGGTGCGCGAGGCGGCGATGAATGTCGGCCTGACGCCGATGCCGTCGGGCCGCGCCGCCAAGCTGGAAGAGGTGGTGAAGGCCCCCGATCCCCGCCAGCCGGATCAGCAGGCGCCGGTCGCCGCGCCGCAGGTGCTGATCGAGGTCGTCCACCGCCCGACCGTGGTGGTGACCGAACCGGTGCGCTCCGGCATGCGGGTCTATGCCGAGAAGACCGACCTGATCGTCACCAGCTCCGTTTCCCCGGGGGCGGAGCTGCTGGCCGACGGCAACATCCATGTCTATGGCGCGTTGCGCGGCCGGGCGCTGGCCGGTTTCTCCGGCGACACCAACGCCCGCATCTTCTGCCACAGCCTGGAGGCGGAGGTGCTATCGGTCGCAGGCAATTACCGTGTCAGCGAAGATATCGGCAGTGACTTTTACAAGAAAGCCGTGCAGGTTTTCCTGCGCGACGGCGTCCTCAGCATGGAGCTTCTGAAGACCGGCTGA
- a CDS encoding DODA-type extradiol aromatic ring-opening family dioxygenase translates to MSSNAPFPSVFVSHGAPTLILETSAGRDFLAGLGRRLGRPSAILAVSAHWTTGGPAVSGAAAPETIHDFYGFPDALYRMRYPAPGAPELAGRIAELTGAAVDPAQGLDHGAWVPLMLMYPDADIPVAQLSVMPHRSAGDHIALGRQLASLRRDGVLILASGGAVHNLREFRFGGTGTAAWATGFAGWLDRTLETGDALALGDWLTASPDARRAHPSDEHFLPLPVAFGAAGPQPKTERLHAGFEHGSLGMHAYAFTSGDVS, encoded by the coding sequence ATGTCGTCCAATGCCCCCTTCCCCTCGGTCTTCGTTTCCCATGGCGCCCCCACACTGATCCTGGAGACCAGCGCCGGCCGCGATTTCCTGGCCGGGCTTGGCCGCAGGCTCGGCCGGCCGAGCGCGATCCTGGCGGTGTCCGCCCACTGGACGACCGGCGGGCCCGCGGTCAGCGGTGCCGCCGCTCCCGAAACCATCCACGACTTCTACGGCTTTCCCGACGCGCTCTACCGCATGCGCTATCCCGCCCCCGGCGCGCCGGAACTGGCCGGGCGGATCGCGGAACTGACCGGCGCCGCGGTCGATCCGGCGCAGGGGCTGGACCATGGCGCCTGGGTTCCGCTGATGCTGATGTATCCCGATGCCGACATCCCGGTGGCACAGCTGTCGGTGATGCCCCACCGCAGCGCCGGCGACCACATCGCGCTGGGGCGGCAGTTGGCGTCGCTGCGGCGGGACGGCGTGCTGATCCTCGCCAGCGGCGGCGCCGTCCACAATCTGCGGGAGTTCCGTTTCGGCGGGACCGGCACCGCCGCCTGGGCGACCGGCTTCGCCGGCTGGCTGGACCGGACGCTGGAAACCGGTGACGCCCTGGCTCTCGGCGACTGGCTGACCGCCAGCCCGGACGCCCGCCGCGCCCATCCCAGCGACGAGCATTTCCTGCCGCTGCCGGTGGCCTTCGGCGCAGCCGGGCCGCAGCCGAAGACCGAGCGGCTGCATGCCGGATTCGAGCATGGCAGCCTGGGCATGCATGCCTATGCCTTCACCTCCGGGGATGTTTCCTGA
- a CDS encoding F0F1 ATP synthase subunit B family protein, with the protein MPNLLAKGRLARWSGVAGASLVTLTTMAGTVLAAAAEHAPDAAHGGEHASGGLPQLNPANFPTQIFWLALTFGVLYYLMSKKALPRVAEVLEARQERISRDLAKAAQLKEEAEAILAQVEKSLAGARAEAQGVIAQASADIEANNQARQAQLNADITERLRSAEASIAAAKEQALANIRAESTGIVRDIAGRLAGVEVDQAQADAAVAAVLEERRG; encoded by the coding sequence ATGCCGAACCTGTTGGCCAAAGGCCGGCTGGCCCGCTGGTCGGGAGTGGCGGGCGCCTCGCTCGTCACCCTCACCACGATGGCCGGCACCGTCCTGGCGGCCGCGGCGGAGCACGCTCCGGACGCGGCGCACGGCGGCGAGCACGCTTCCGGCGGCCTGCCGCAGCTCAATCCCGCCAATTTCCCGACCCAGATCTTCTGGCTGGCTCTGACCTTCGGCGTTCTCTACTACCTCATGTCCAAGAAGGCGCTTCCGCGCGTGGCCGAGGTTCTGGAAGCGCGGCAGGAGCGCATCTCGCGTGATCTCGCCAAGGCCGCCCAGCTGAAGGAAGAGGCCGAGGCCATCCTGGCCCAGGTCGAGAAGTCCCTCGCCGGCGCCCGTGCCGAGGCCCAGGGCGTTATCGCCCAGGCCAGCGCCGATATCGAGGCGAACAACCAGGCCCGCCAGGCCCAGCTGAACGCCGACATCACGGAGCGTCTGCGCAGCGCCGAGGCCTCCATCGCCGCTGCGAAGGAGCAGGCCCTGGCCAACATCCGCGCCGAGTCGACCGGCATCGTCCGCGACATCGCCGGCCGTCTGGCCGGTGTCGAGGTCGATCAGGCCCAGGCGGACGCCGCCGTCGCGGCCGTGCTTGAGGAGCGCCGGGGATGA
- a CDS encoding AtpZ/AtpI family protein, producing the protein MIVGVGGGLLLDRWLDTAPWGLIVMFFLGAAAGVINVYRAVTGFGIAAGYRRPTGDDNERQDGDAH; encoded by the coding sequence ATGATCGTCGGCGTCGGCGGCGGGCTTCTGCTCGATCGCTGGCTCGACACCGCGCCCTGGGGACTGATCGTCATGTTCTTCCTGGGGGCCGCGGCGGGAGTGATAAACGTCTACCGGGCCGTTACCGGCTTCGGCATCGCCGCCGGCTACCGCCGGCCCACTGGGGACGACAACGAGCGCCAAGACGGCGACGCACACTGA
- a CDS encoding bacteriohemerythrin: MTVAVFERISIRGKIALILAAAGVGLVLIAAVSLMGLRAEMMADRRDKTRNVVEIAHSLITHFEARERTGALSRAEAQAGAKAALKALRHDGDEYFFVTDLSPRMVMHPIKPELDGTDVSRNADPNGKLLFQEFVRVVKADGAGFVDYLWPKPGSADPVAKLSYVKGFAPWGWLVGSGIYIDDIDDAFRRAAWRLAGTGLLIALASGLLALLVSRAIVRPLGGLGRVMQELAGGNSAVAVPGLGRGDEIGAMARTVEIFRVQQIDLAGHWERQKIEHRVNEQRTQALKRLTDRFDATIAETIRTVGAAVGTLETTARALSATADRNRREATSVAGASQQASSSVQTVASAAEQLTGSIAAIGQQVVTSSAISTQAVEASQKAGERIDGLGHAAQKIGEVADLIAGIAGQTNLLALNATIEAARAGEMGKGFAVVAGEVKTLANQTAKATEEIARHIAEVQDATRAAVTAIREIGTIVARSDEIGTTIAAAVQQQGAATGEIARSAGEAAEGTRQVSSSIDAVSDAALETERSAGALLDAAGGLSRQAEGLRGMVDAFLVNVEAINAAPLAALHDAPPEGSETFMPWTDSLAVGEEGIDTDHMILIALMNEAATLARRAKDSPGANRRPLGEAVGRLMAYTILHFEQEERLMDQCGYPDAKAHKAQHEALRTRAGDLRRRLDAGESVADELLALTREWLFEHIQRADKRIGEHLAATRRKAGGTAEPSAARRAA, translated from the coding sequence GTGACCGTTGCCGTGTTCGAACGCATCAGCATCCGGGGCAAGATCGCTTTGATCCTGGCGGCGGCCGGTGTGGGGCTCGTCCTGATCGCCGCGGTCAGCCTGATGGGGCTGCGTGCCGAGATGATGGCCGACCGCCGCGACAAGACCCGCAACGTGGTGGAGATCGCCCACAGCCTGATCACCCATTTCGAGGCGCGCGAACGTACCGGCGCCCTTTCCCGCGCCGAGGCGCAGGCCGGCGCGAAGGCCGCGCTGAAGGCGTTGCGCCATGACGGCGACGAGTATTTCTTCGTCACCGACCTCAGCCCGCGCATGGTCATGCACCCGATCAAGCCGGAACTGGACGGCACCGACGTGTCGCGCAACGCCGATCCCAACGGCAAGCTGCTGTTCCAGGAATTCGTGCGCGTGGTGAAGGCGGACGGCGCCGGATTCGTCGATTACCTCTGGCCGAAGCCCGGATCGGCGGATCCGGTGGCGAAACTGTCCTACGTCAAGGGATTCGCCCCCTGGGGCTGGCTGGTCGGGTCCGGAATCTACATCGACGACATCGACGACGCCTTCCGCCGCGCCGCGTGGCGGCTGGCCGGCACCGGGCTGCTGATCGCGCTGGCCTCCGGGTTGTTGGCGCTGCTGGTCAGCCGGGCCATCGTCCGGCCGCTGGGCGGCCTGGGCCGGGTGATGCAGGAGCTGGCCGGCGGCAACAGCGCCGTCGCCGTCCCCGGCCTTGGCCGCGGCGACGAGATCGGCGCCATGGCCCGCACGGTGGAGATCTTCCGCGTCCAGCAGATCGACCTCGCCGGCCATTGGGAACGGCAGAAGATCGAGCATCGCGTCAACGAGCAGCGTACCCAGGCGTTGAAACGGCTGACCGACCGCTTCGACGCCACCATCGCGGAAACCATCCGCACCGTCGGCGCAGCCGTCGGTACGCTGGAGACCACCGCCCGCGCCCTGTCCGCCACCGCGGACCGCAACCGGCGCGAGGCGACCTCCGTCGCCGGTGCTTCGCAACAGGCGTCGAGCAGCGTGCAGACCGTCGCCTCGGCGGCGGAGCAGCTGACCGGCTCCATCGCGGCAATCGGGCAGCAGGTGGTGACCTCGTCGGCCATCTCGACCCAGGCGGTCGAGGCCTCGCAGAAGGCGGGCGAGCGGATCGACGGGCTGGGCCACGCCGCCCAGAAGATCGGCGAGGTGGCCGACCTGATCGCCGGGATCGCCGGCCAGACCAACCTGCTGGCGCTGAACGCCACCATCGAGGCGGCGCGGGCCGGCGAGATGGGCAAGGGGTTCGCCGTGGTGGCGGGCGAGGTGAAGACCCTGGCCAACCAGACCGCCAAGGCCACCGAGGAGATTGCCCGTCACATCGCCGAGGTGCAGGACGCGACACGGGCCGCCGTCACCGCCATCCGCGAGATCGGCACCATCGTCGCCCGCAGCGACGAGATCGGCACCACCATCGCTGCCGCCGTGCAGCAGCAAGGGGCGGCAACCGGCGAGATCGCCCGCAGCGCCGGAGAGGCGGCGGAGGGCACCCGGCAGGTTTCCTCCAGCATCGACGCCGTGTCCGATGCGGCGCTGGAAACCGAACGGTCGGCCGGCGCGCTGCTGGACGCCGCCGGCGGGCTGTCGCGGCAGGCGGAGGGGCTGCGCGGGATGGTCGACGCCTTCCTGGTCAATGTCGAGGCGATCAACGCGGCGCCGCTCGCCGCGCTGCACGACGCTCCGCCGGAAGGGTCGGAGACCTTCATGCCCTGGACCGACAGCCTGGCGGTCGGCGAGGAGGGAATCGACACCGACCACATGATCCTGATCGCACTGATGAACGAGGCCGCCACCCTGGCGCGGCGGGCAAAAGACTCCCCCGGCGCCAACCGGCGCCCCCTGGGCGAGGCGGTCGGCCGGCTGATGGCCTACACCATCCTGCATTTCGAGCAGGAGGAACGGCTGATGGACCAGTGCGGCTATCCCGACGCCAAAGCCCACAAGGCCCAGCACGAGGCGCTGCGCACCCGCGCCGGCGACCTGCGCCGCCGCCTGGATGCCGGCGAATCGGTGGCCGACGAACTGCTGGCCCTGACCCGCGAATGGCTGTTCGAACACATCCAGCGCGCCGACAAGCGCATCGGCGAGCATCTGGCGGCAACCCGCCGAAAGGCCGGCGGAACAGCGGAGCCCTCTGCGGCCAGACGGGCGGCGTGA